One genomic segment of Mycobacterium sp. 050128 includes these proteins:
- a CDS encoding ketopantoate reductase family protein — MRIMILGAGGLGSVLGGYLATTGVDVTLVGRPAHVEAIQRDGLRIVGRRGDVLVGDNLTAVDHVTDAIGPFDYLILAVKGKDTAQALTDADPMRDVVTTALSVQNTAEKDAMLAHWLGRDRVIGASTIEGGVLVTPGLVRNHLSARVTAYFGELDGSQSPRVDAIAAAFNAAGLPAEAVANIEQVEWEKLAQISLAAAWSVTTLGTIRGTSVFEGMEVPEGAAYFVALAKDLLAVYRAKGYEPQNFYAPLSRLKELDALPTVEAIEFVIKQGKMMREQGSSGYPSMYEDVVRRRKTEVDFMLGPYLAAAETLGIEAPALRTAYQIIKTIDRFLE, encoded by the coding sequence ATGCGCATCATGATCCTCGGCGCCGGCGGGCTCGGTTCGGTCCTCGGAGGTTACCTGGCAACGACGGGCGTTGATGTGACCCTGGTGGGTCGGCCGGCGCACGTCGAGGCGATCCAACGTGACGGACTGCGGATCGTGGGCCGCCGGGGCGACGTGCTTGTCGGTGATAACTTGACGGCGGTCGACCACGTCACCGACGCCATAGGGCCCTTTGATTACCTCATTCTGGCGGTCAAAGGGAAGGACACCGCGCAGGCCCTGACCGATGCCGATCCCATGCGGGACGTCGTGACTACCGCCCTGTCGGTGCAGAACACCGCGGAAAAAGACGCGATGCTCGCACATTGGCTCGGTCGCGACCGGGTGATCGGCGCCTCCACCATCGAGGGCGGGGTCTTGGTCACGCCAGGCCTTGTACGCAACCACCTTTCGGCACGCGTGACAGCGTACTTCGGCGAGCTCGATGGGTCGCAGAGTCCACGTGTGGACGCCATCGCTGCTGCCTTCAACGCTGCGGGCCTGCCTGCGGAGGCGGTGGCCAACATCGAGCAGGTGGAGTGGGAGAAGCTGGCCCAGATATCGCTCGCCGCTGCGTGGTCGGTCACGACGTTGGGCACGATCCGGGGGACCTCGGTGTTTGAGGGCATGGAGGTACCCGAGGGGGCTGCGTACTTCGTCGCGCTAGCCAAGGACCTTCTCGCGGTCTACCGGGCCAAAGGATACGAGCCGCAGAACTTCTATGCACCACTGTCGCGGTTGAAAGAGCTCGACGCCCTCCCGACCGTTGAGGCGATCGAGTTCGTCATCAAGCAGGGCAAAATGATGCGCGAACAGGGAAGCTCGGGCTACCCCTCGATGTACGAGGATGTTGTGCGGCGCCGCAAGACCGAGGTCGACTTCATGCTGGGTCCTTACCTTGCCGCCGCCGAAACGCTGGGCATCGAGGCGCCAGCGCTCCGGACCGCTTACCAGATCATAAAGACCATCGACCGGTTCCTGGAATAG
- a CDS encoding Rieske 2Fe-2S domain-containing protein encodes MSIVGSEGDIQQLITAGKESLVKGRLPAGLVANAELYELEAERVFGPCWQFLAHETEVPQAGDYVVRYLAGSSIIVVRGEDGTVRAMANSCRHRGTMLCRTEMGNTSHFRCPYHGWTYKNTGTLAGVPAQQDVYGVEMDKSMWSLTPVPHVDNYGGLIFGCLDDKAPSLADYLGDMTWYLDLITKRSPGGLEVRGEPQRWIIDANWKLGSDNFVGDAYHTLMTHRSGVELGLVPPDPKFASWPAHISLCNGHGLGVLGVPPGAPMPPFMGYPQEIVDGLLAAYGDQEHVDVLRGTGFIHGTVFPNLSFLNVCIGKDRNSPPVPMLTLRLWRPLSHDSMEVWSWFLVEKEAPEAFKHESYETYVRTFGTSGVFEQDDAETWRAITAGTQGRLNGSQMLNFEMGMGVLDSDDTWKGPGRALSSGYAERNQREFWGRWLELISDSGSDDVGEHGAQPRLVRSPIDEQAV; translated from the coding sequence ATGTCCATTGTCGGCAGCGAAGGCGACATACAACAACTGATCACTGCGGGCAAGGAAAGCCTTGTGAAGGGGCGACTACCCGCCGGGCTGGTTGCCAATGCGGAGCTCTATGAGCTCGAAGCCGAGCGGGTTTTCGGCCCGTGCTGGCAGTTTCTGGCTCATGAGACGGAGGTGCCGCAGGCCGGCGACTATGTGGTCCGTTACCTGGCGGGCAGTTCGATCATCGTCGTGCGCGGTGAAGACGGCACGGTACGAGCGATGGCCAATTCGTGCCGTCATCGCGGAACGATGTTGTGCCGCACCGAGATGGGCAACACTTCACACTTCCGGTGCCCGTATCACGGGTGGACATATAAGAACACCGGAACCCTCGCTGGGGTACCGGCGCAGCAGGACGTTTACGGCGTCGAAATGGACAAGAGTATGTGGAGCCTGACCCCTGTTCCACACGTTGATAACTATGGTGGCCTGATCTTCGGTTGTCTGGACGATAAGGCACCCTCTCTCGCCGACTACCTGGGCGATATGACCTGGTATCTGGACCTGATCACCAAACGCAGTCCGGGCGGTCTCGAGGTGCGTGGTGAACCGCAGCGATGGATTATCGACGCCAACTGGAAACTCGGCTCGGACAACTTTGTCGGTGATGCTTACCACACGCTGATGACGCACCGTTCGGGGGTGGAACTCGGTCTGGTTCCGCCGGATCCGAAGTTCGCATCATGGCCAGCGCATATCAGCCTTTGCAACGGTCACGGACTCGGCGTCCTGGGTGTGCCACCCGGAGCGCCGATGCCGCCCTTCATGGGCTACCCACAAGAGATCGTCGACGGACTCCTCGCGGCATACGGTGACCAAGAGCATGTGGATGTCTTGCGGGGCACTGGATTCATTCATGGCACGGTGTTTCCTAACTTGTCGTTTCTTAACGTCTGCATCGGTAAGGACCGCAACTCCCCGCCGGTTCCAATGCTGACGCTGCGCCTGTGGCGTCCGTTGTCGCATGACTCGATGGAAGTGTGGTCATGGTTTCTCGTCGAGAAAGAAGCCCCCGAAGCGTTCAAACATGAGTCGTACGAGACCTACGTCCGCACCTTCGGCACTTCCGGCGTGTTCGAGCAGGATGACGCCGAAACGTGGCGGGCTATCACAGCGGGAACTCAAGGTCGTCTTAACGGCAGCCAGATGCTGAACTTCGAAATGGGCATGGGGGTGCTTGACAGCGACGACACTTGGAAGGGCCCCGGCCGCGCGCTTTCCAGCGGGTACGCGGAGCGGAATCAGCGTGAATTCTGGGGTCGCTGGTTGGAGTTGATCAGCGATTCTGGCAGCGACGACGTGGGTGAGCACGGCGCACAGCCACGGCTGGTACGGAGCCCGATCGACGAGCAGGCCGTATAA
- a CDS encoding aromatic-ring-hydroxylating dioxygenase subunit beta, producing the protein MVATIEQQLLLRAEVENFLFDEAELLDDGRFHDWLELCAEDIRYTIPVRLSRERSKGDGNSTMMTHWDDDYRGLQLRVLRLDTEYAWAEDPPSRIRHFVSNVRVRPVDGSNEFDVRSDLLVFRNRGDSQKHDLISAERHDRIRRTEAGLRLARRRVVLDHAVIGTHNLAFFL; encoded by the coding sequence ATGGTTGCGACCATAGAACAGCAGCTGCTTCTCCGGGCTGAGGTAGAGAATTTTCTGTTCGATGAGGCTGAGCTGCTAGATGACGGCCGGTTTCACGACTGGCTGGAACTTTGCGCCGAAGATATTCGCTACACGATCCCCGTGCGCCTGAGCAGAGAGCGCAGCAAGGGTGATGGCAATTCGACGATGATGACGCACTGGGACGATGACTACAGAGGGTTGCAGCTTCGGGTCTTACGTTTGGACACCGAATACGCATGGGCCGAAGATCCGCCGTCACGGATTCGTCACTTCGTGTCTAACGTGCGGGTTCGTCCGGTGGACGGATCCAACGAATTCGATGTCCGATCCGACCTTCTGGTGTTCCGCAACAGAGGTGACAGTCAAAAGCATGACCTCATCTCCGCAGAGCGCCATGACCGCATCCGGCGTACGGAAGCGGGTTTGCGGCTGGCACGCCGGCGGGTCGTGCTCGATCACGCCGTCATCGGTACCCACAATCTGGCCTTTTTCCTCTAA
- a CDS encoding dihydrodiol dehydrogenase, with protein MTDQPGMKTTIANEFATVTVSKVYTRNGERLEIASPRLGYRIQLDPMELESLSWQPKETFSRLLYHPYGPG; from the coding sequence GTGACCGATCAGCCGGGAATGAAAACGACGATCGCGAACGAGTTCGCCACCGTCACCGTTAGCAAGGTATATACCCGCAACGGAGAACGCCTCGAGATTGCCAGCCCCCGCCTCGGGTATCGGATTCAGCTTGACCCGATGGAACTCGAGAGTCTGTCTTGGCAGCCGAAGGAGACGTTCTCACGGCTTCTGTATCACCCATACGGACCCGGCTAA